AGGGCGGCGCGGAGCTGGAGGGCTTCGCCGTAGCCGGGGGCGATGGTGAGGGCGCGGTCGAGGGCGGCGATGGCTTCCGGGCGGCGGTTGTGCTGGGCGAGGATGGTGGCGCGGGCGTAGGGGATGCCGGGGTCGCGGGGATTGGCGAGTTCGCCACGCTGGAGGGCTTCGAGGGCTCCGGGGATGTCTCCCTGGCTGTTTTTGGCGAGGCCGAGATTGTACCAAGCGCGAGAGAGGCCGGGGTCGAGACGGGTGGCCTCCTGCAGTGAGTGGATGACGGCGGGCATGTCGCCGGATTCGCTGAGAGCGAGGCCGAGCTCGTAGTGGTATTCGGCGTGATTGGGGGCGAGCTTGATGGCGTCCCGCAGCTTGCCGATGGCGAGCGGGGTCTGGCCGGTGGAGCTGTACATGAGGGCCAAGTCGTGGTGGAAGGGGGGAGAGTTGGGATCCCAGCGGATGGCGGTTTCCATGTGCTGGATGGCGGAGGTGACATTGCGCCGGGCGTGCTCAAACTGAGCGAGCTGCATCTGGCCGCTGGGCTGGTCGGCGTTCCAGTTGAGCATGTGCTGAAGGTCCAGGCCGGCGGCGGAGTCGAGGTGCAGGCTTTCACGCAGGGCCCAGGCGGCGGTGACGCGGACACCGCGAACTTTGTCGTTCAAGAGGGGCTCTATGGCTTTGCGGACCGAGCCTTCCTGCAGCATGGGTTCAAGGGTACGGACAGCGCTTTCGCGCACAAGAGGGTGGGTGTGCTGGAGCTGGGCGAGGACGGCGCTCTGGACGGAGGGCTGGTCGATCCAGCGGTCAAGCAGGAGCGTGGCGCTGGCTTTCCAGTGGGGGATTTCATCGCTGCCGAGCAGGGCCACGAGGCCCTCGCGGGCTTCGTCATTCCCCTGACGAGCTTTGGCGATGAGAGTGGCGCGGGTGCGAGTGCGGCGATCCATTTTAGGGCCCCACCACTTCTGCGTGGCCTCAAGAGCCCAGTCGGTGGACTTGTCGGTGTGGCATTTGTTGCAGGCGTTGGGGATGCTGAACTGCTTGGTGAGCAGCGGGTCGGGGATGGTGAAGCCGTGGTCATGGCGCGGGTGGCGCTGCATGTAAACGGTCTGCGGCATGTGGCAGTTGACGCACTGATTGCCGGTGCTGGCTGTCTGATGAAAGCTGTGGGCCTCCGGCATGATGGGCGGGGCATTGGGGAAGCCGCCCGGGGTGTGGCAGCGCATGCAGAGCTGATTGCCGGGGAGGATGATCTTCATGCTGTGCATGTCGTGGCAGTCCATGCAACGCACGCCGGCATTGTGCATGCGGCTGCTGAGGAAGCTGCTGAACTCATAGTTTTCATCCCGGATCTGGCCGTCTGGGAAGAAGGTGTCTGACTGGTCGGTGATGGTGAGGTGGTAGTGGTCCCAGAAGGATTCGCCGGGAACGAAGTCGCCGGTGATTTCGCCACGGCGGGCGTGGCAGCCAGCGCAGTTGTCGATGTGCTGGTCGCGGGTCCACTTGGTGAGAGTGGGATCGCCCTTGGTGCCCCGGTGTTCGTGCTGCCAGGTGTTGTGCGCTTTCATGGGGCCGTGGCAGGCTTCGCAGCTGACGGACATCTCGGCCATGGTGGTGCGGTAGCCATCGGTTTTGGCGTCGTAGTTTTTCCGCAGGCGGGTGTTGTGGCAGGTGGCGCACATCTGGTTCCAGACCATGCCGCGCCCGGTCCAGTGGCCCCATTCGCCGGGCTTGCGGTCTTCGTGGCCATAGACATTGAACCACTCATTTTTGTGCGGGTCGAGGCAGGCCTCCATGGCCTGGAGGCGGCCGTCGCCACCCGAAACCAGGAACTGGCGCAGCGGGTCGTGGCCGATGACGCGCTCCACACGATAAGGGGTGATCTTGTCGCCGAAGCCGAGGGCTACGAGCTCGTAGTCGGAGCCGGTTTTGCGCGTCTCGGTAGTCTGGGTGCCGTGCTGGAAAGTGCGGCTGGGAACGAAGGCGGGGTCGTCGAGCTTTGAGTCTGGTTTGCGCTCGGCGAGGCCGTGGTGGGAGCCCTGCCATTTGGCGAACTGGTCGGCGTGGCATTCGCGGCAGCTCTGGGAGCCGGCGTATTGGGAGAAGGTGGTCTTCTCGTCCGGCATGGCGTAGGGGGCGGCCTTGGCAAGAGAGATGGTGACCGGAGCGACGGGCAGCTGGGTGTATTTTTTCTGAGGCCAGAGCGCCCAAGCGATGAGGGCCACCACTGCCGCGCCCAAACCGCCTATCCACAAGCCAGCCTTCCACGAGGACTCGGGTGGCTGGGAGGAGGGCGGGGTGTTGTTCTTCATGCGTGCGCCAGACTAGGCGGACGCGATAACGCTGCAAGGCGTGGCAAAGAATCAGAAATCCAGATAGATCTCCGCGCGGCGGTTGTGGCTGCGACCTTCGGGGTCGTCCGTGCCGTCCGACTTCTTGTTGGGGCTGAGAGGCTGGGCTTTGCCGAGGCCGGTGGTCTCCACCTGATCGGCTGGCACGCCGAGGGCGGCGAGCTGCTTTTTGACCGCTTCGGCGCGATCACGAGAGAGGCGGATATTGTAGTCATCCGCGCCTTTTTCGTCGGTGTGACCGGCGATGCGGAGTTTTTTGGAGGGGTCCGCCTTCATGAG
Above is a genomic segment from Prosthecobacter vanneervenii containing:
- a CDS encoding tetratricopeptide repeat protein — protein: MKNNTPPSSQPPESSWKAGLWIGGLGAAVVALIAWALWPQKKYTQLPVAPVTISLAKAAPYAMPDEKTTFSQYAGSQSCRECHADQFAKWQGSHHGLAERKPDSKLDDPAFVPSRTFQHGTQTTETRKTGSDYELVALGFGDKITPYRVERVIGHDPLRQFLVSGGDGRLQAMEACLDPHKNEWFNVYGHEDRKPGEWGHWTGRGMVWNQMCATCHNTRLRKNYDAKTDGYRTTMAEMSVSCEACHGPMKAHNTWQHEHRGTKGDPTLTKWTRDQHIDNCAGCHARRGEITGDFVPGESFWDHYHLTITDQSDTFFPDGQIRDENYEFSSFLSSRMHNAGVRCMDCHDMHSMKIILPGNQLCMRCHTPGGFPNAPPIMPEAHSFHQTASTGNQCVNCHMPQTVYMQRHPRHDHGFTIPDPLLTKQFSIPNACNKCHTDKSTDWALEATQKWWGPKMDRRTRTRATLIAKARQGNDEAREGLVALLGSDEIPHWKASATLLLDRWIDQPSVQSAVLAQLQHTHPLVRESAVRTLEPMLQEGSVRKAIEPLLNDKVRGVRVTAAWALRESLHLDSAAGLDLQHMLNWNADQPSGQMQLAQFEHARRNVTSAIQHMETAIRWDPNSPPFHHDLALMYSSTGQTPLAIGKLRDAIKLAPNHAEYHYELGLALSESGDMPAVIHSLQEATRLDPGLSRAWYNLGLAKNSQGDIPGALEALQRGELANPRDPGIPYARATILAQHNRRPEAIAALDRALTIAPGYGEALQLRAALTGR